One window of Klebsiella quasivariicola genomic DNA carries:
- the metE gene encoding 5-methyltetrahydropteroyltriglutamate--homocysteine S-methyltransferase: MTIINHTLGFPRVGLRRELKKAQESYWAGNATREELLAVGRELRARHWEQQKQAGVDLLPVGDFAWYDHVLTTSLLLGNVPARHQNKDGSIDIDTLFRIGRGRAPTGEPAAAAEMTKWFNTNYHYMVPEFVKGQRFALTWTQLLDEVDEALALGHNVKPVLLGPVTYLWLGKVKGEPFDRLSLLNAILPVYQQVLAELAKRGIEWVQIDEPALVLELPPAWREAFKPAYDALQGQVKLLLTTYFEGISDNLATIAALPVQGLHVDLVHGKDDVAELHNRLPADWLLSAGLINGRNVWRADLTEKYALIKDLVGKRDLWVASSCSLLHSPIDLSVETRLDAEVKSWFAFALQKCGELALLRDALNSGDTAAITEWSAPIQARRHSTRVHNAEVEKRLAAITAQDSQRASPYEVRAQAQRQRFKLPAWPTTTIGSFPQTTEIRSLRLDFKKGNLDASHYRKGIAEHIKQAIVEQERLGLDVLVHGEAERNDMVEYFGEHLDGFIFTQNGWVQSYGSRCVKPPVVIGDISRPQAITVEWAKYAQSLTDKPVKGMLTGPVTILCWSFPREDVSRETIAKQIALALRDEVADLEAAGIGIIQIDEPALREGLPLKRSDWDAYLQWGVEAFRINAAVAKDDTQIHTHMCYCEFNDIMDSIAALDADVITIETSRSDMELLESFEAFEYPNEIGPGVYDIHSPNVPSVEWIEALLKKAAQRIPAERLWVNPDCGLKTRGWPETRAALANMVQAAHNLRQA, translated from the coding sequence ATGACAATTATTAACCACACCCTTGGTTTTCCTCGCGTTGGCCTGCGCCGCGAGCTGAAAAAAGCGCAAGAGAGCTACTGGGCGGGCAACGCCACTCGCGAGGAACTGCTGGCGGTAGGCCGTGAGCTGCGCGCCCGTCACTGGGAGCAGCAGAAACAGGCGGGCGTTGATCTGCTGCCGGTGGGGGATTTCGCCTGGTACGACCATGTTCTGACTACCAGCCTGCTGCTTGGCAACGTGCCGGCTCGTCATCAGAACAAAGACGGATCCATCGACATCGATACCCTGTTCCGCATTGGCCGCGGCCGCGCGCCGACTGGCGAACCGGCCGCCGCTGCGGAAATGACCAAATGGTTCAACACCAACTATCACTATATGGTGCCGGAGTTCGTGAAGGGCCAGCGGTTCGCACTGACCTGGACCCAGCTGCTGGATGAAGTAGACGAAGCGCTGGCGCTGGGCCACAACGTGAAACCGGTGCTGCTGGGGCCGGTAACGTACCTGTGGCTGGGTAAAGTGAAAGGCGAACCGTTTGATCGTTTGAGCCTGCTGAATGCCATCCTGCCGGTTTACCAGCAGGTGTTGGCCGAACTGGCGAAGCGCGGCATCGAGTGGGTACAGATTGATGAACCGGCGCTGGTGCTGGAGCTGCCGCCTGCGTGGCGGGAGGCCTTTAAACCGGCTTATGACGCCCTGCAGGGCCAGGTGAAGCTGCTGCTGACCACCTATTTTGAAGGAATTAGCGACAATCTCGCGACCATTGCTGCGCTGCCGGTTCAGGGGCTGCATGTTGACCTGGTGCACGGCAAAGATGATGTTGCCGAACTGCACAACCGCCTGCCGGCCGACTGGCTGTTGTCCGCGGGCCTGATCAATGGGCGTAACGTCTGGCGCGCCGATCTCACTGAAAAGTATGCGCTAATTAAAGACCTCGTCGGTAAACGCGACCTCTGGGTCGCGTCATCCTGCTCTCTGCTGCATAGCCCGATCGATCTGAGCGTAGAGACGCGCCTTGATGCGGAAGTGAAGAGCTGGTTTGCCTTCGCTTTGCAGAAGTGTGGTGAGCTGGCGCTGCTGCGCGATGCGCTGAACAGCGGCGATACGGCGGCGATTACCGAGTGGAGCGCGCCAATCCAGGCCCGTCGCCATTCGACCCGCGTGCACAACGCGGAAGTGGAAAAACGGCTGGCGGCGATCACCGCTCAGGACAGCCAGCGTGCCAGCCCCTACGAGGTTCGCGCGCAGGCACAGCGCCAACGCTTTAAGCTGCCGGCGTGGCCGACCACCACCATCGGGTCATTCCCGCAGACGACCGAGATCCGCAGCCTGCGCCTGGACTTCAAAAAGGGCAACCTTGACGCCAGTCATTATCGGAAGGGGATTGCGGAACATATTAAGCAGGCGATCGTCGAACAGGAGCGGTTGGGTTTAGACGTACTGGTGCACGGGGAAGCCGAGCGCAATGATATGGTGGAATACTTCGGTGAACATCTGGACGGTTTTATCTTCACGCAAAACGGCTGGGTGCAGAGCTATGGTTCCCGCTGCGTGAAGCCGCCAGTAGTAATCGGCGACATCAGCCGTCCGCAGGCGATCACTGTCGAATGGGCGAAGTACGCACAGTCGCTGACCGACAAGCCGGTGAAAGGCATGCTGACCGGTCCGGTGACGATTCTGTGCTGGTCCTTCCCGCGGGAAGACGTCAGCCGTGAAACCATCGCGAAACAGATTGCGCTGGCGCTGCGTGATGAAGTGGCGGATCTGGAGGCGGCGGGGATCGGCATCATCCAGATTGATGAGCCGGCGCTGCGCGAAGGGTTACCGCTGAAGCGCAGTGACTGGGATGCTTATCTCCAGTGGGGAGTGGAAGCTTTCCGCATCAACGCCGCGGTTGCCAAAGACGACACGCAGATCCACACCCACATGTGCTACTGCGAGTTCAACGACATCATGGACTCCATTGCCGCGCTGGATGCCGACGTGATCACTATTGAAACCTCGCGGTCCGATATGGAGCTGCTGGAGTCGTTCGAAGCGTTCGAGTATCCCAATGAGATCGGGCCGGGAGTATATGATATTCACTCGCCGAACGTGCCGAGCGTGGAGTGGATCGAAGCGCTGCTGAAGAAAGCCGCGCAGCGTATTCCGGCGGAGCGGCTGTGGGTTAACCCGGACTGCGGCCTGAAAACTCGCGGCTGGCCGGAAACCCGCGCCGCGCTGGCGAATATGGTGCAAGCGGCGCACAACCTGCGCCAGGCATAA
- the metR gene encoding HTH-type transcriptional regulator MetR yields MIEIKHLKTLQALRNSGSLAGAAAALHQTQSALSHQFSDLEQRLGFRLFVRKSQPLRFTPQGEILLQLANQVLPQIARALQDCNEPQQTKLRLAIECHSCIQWLTPALENFRARWPHVEVDFHSGVTFDPQPALQQGELDLVMTSDILPRSGLHYSPMFDFEVRLVLAPEHPLAMKTLVTPEDLAAETLLIYPVQRGRLDIWRHFLQPAGISPQLKSVDNTLLLIQMVAARMGIAALPHWVVESFERQGLVVTKTLGEGLWSRLYAAVRDGEQRQPVTEAFIRSARNHACDHLPFVRSAERPSGDGPTARPGSPTLR; encoded by the coding sequence ATGATCGAAATTAAACATCTGAAAACGCTGCAAGCGTTGCGGAACAGCGGTTCACTGGCGGGTGCGGCAGCGGCCCTGCACCAGACCCAGTCCGCTTTGTCTCACCAGTTCAGCGATCTGGAACAGCGCCTTGGCTTTCGTCTCTTTGTGCGTAAGAGCCAACCGCTGCGTTTTACCCCTCAGGGGGAGATCCTCTTACAGCTGGCCAACCAAGTGCTGCCGCAGATCGCTCGCGCCCTGCAGGACTGTAACGAACCGCAGCAGACCAAACTGCGCCTGGCTATCGAATGTCACAGCTGTATTCAGTGGCTGACGCCGGCGCTGGAGAATTTCCGCGCCCGCTGGCCACATGTGGAGGTCGACTTCCATTCCGGCGTCACCTTCGACCCGCAGCCTGCGCTGCAGCAGGGCGAACTGGATCTGGTGATGACCTCCGATATCCTGCCGCGCAGCGGCCTGCACTACTCGCCGATGTTTGATTTTGAGGTGCGTCTGGTGCTGGCGCCCGAGCATCCGTTAGCTATGAAGACGCTGGTTACCCCGGAGGATCTGGCCGCGGAAACGCTGTTGATTTATCCCGTGCAGCGCGGGCGCCTCGATATCTGGCGTCACTTCCTGCAGCCGGCCGGCATCAGCCCGCAGCTGAAAAGCGTCGATAACACGCTGTTGCTGATCCAGATGGTGGCTGCCCGGATGGGCATCGCCGCGCTGCCGCACTGGGTGGTGGAAAGCTTTGAACGCCAGGGCCTGGTGGTCACCAAAACCCTGGGTGAGGGATTATGGAGCCGGTTGTACGCGGCCGTCCGCGATGGCGAACAGCGTCAACCGGTCACCGAAGCGTTTATTCGCTCTGCGCGGAACCACGCCTGCGATCACCTGCCGTTTGTCCGGAGTGCGGAGCGACCCAGCGGCGATGGACCCACAGCGAGGCCAGGATCACCAACGCTCCGCTAA
- a CDS encoding carboxylate/amino acid/amine transporter, whose translation MALLIITTILWAFSFSLIGEYLAGSVDSYFSVLMRVGLAALVFLPFLRTRGQSPRTIVLYMLVGAMQLGIMYLLAFRAYLYLTVSEFLLFTVFTPLYITLIYDLLSGRKLRWGYLLSAALAVLGAAIIRYDKVSDHFWTGLLLVQLSNLCFAIGMVGYKRLMEVRPMPQHNAFAWFYVGAFIVAVAAWFMLGNPQKLPTTTLQWSVLVWLGVVASGLGYFMWNYGATQVDAGTLGIMNNVHVPAGLLVNLAIWQEQPHWPSFISGALVILASLWVHRRWVAPHSGQTAGDRRRGSAQSE comes from the coding sequence GTGGCGCTGTTAATTATCACCACTATCCTGTGGGCCTTTTCTTTTAGCCTGATTGGCGAATACCTGGCCGGTAGCGTCGACAGCTATTTTTCGGTGCTGATGCGCGTGGGCCTGGCGGCGCTGGTGTTCCTGCCTTTCCTGCGCACGCGCGGCCAGTCTCCACGCACGATCGTGCTTTATATGCTGGTGGGCGCGATGCAGCTTGGCATTATGTATCTGCTGGCTTTCCGCGCCTATCTCTATCTGACGGTTTCGGAATTTCTGCTGTTTACCGTATTTACCCCGCTGTATATCACGCTGATCTATGACCTGCTCAGCGGACGTAAGCTGCGCTGGGGCTATCTGCTGAGTGCCGCGCTGGCAGTGCTGGGGGCGGCGATTATCCGTTATGACAAGGTCAGCGATCACTTCTGGACCGGGCTGTTACTGGTCCAACTCTCAAACCTCTGCTTCGCTATCGGTATGGTGGGGTATAAGCGCCTGATGGAGGTGCGTCCGATGCCGCAGCACAATGCCTTTGCCTGGTTCTATGTCGGGGCCTTTATCGTGGCGGTGGCAGCGTGGTTTATGCTGGGCAACCCCCAGAAGCTGCCGACCACCACGCTGCAGTGGAGCGTGCTGGTGTGGCTCGGCGTGGTGGCTTCCGGGCTGGGTTACTTTATGTGGAACTATGGCGCCACCCAGGTGGATGCCGGCACGCTGGGGATCATGAACAATGTCCATGTCCCCGCTGGTCTACTGGTTAACCTTGCCATCTGGCAGGAGCAGCCGCACTGGCCGAGCTTTATTAGCGGAGCGTTGGTGATCCTGGCCTCGCTGTGGGTCCATCGCCGCTGGGTCGCTCCGCACTCCGGACAAACGGCAGGTGATCGCAGGCGTGGTTCCGCGCAGAGCGAATAA
- the yigL gene encoding sugar/pyridoxal phosphate phosphatase YigL yields the protein MYQVVASDLDGTLLSPDHFLTPYAKETLKLLTARGINFVFATGRHYIDVGQIRDNLGIRSYMITSNGARVHDSDGQQIFAHNLDRDIAADLFEMVRNDPKIVTNVYREDEWYMNRHRPEEMRFFKEAVFNYKLYEPGELDPQGISKVFFTCEDHEHLLPLEQAMNARWGDRVNVSFSTLTCLEVMAGGVSKGHALEAVAKMLGYRLSDCIAFGDGMNDAEMLSMAGKGCIMANAHQRLKDLHPELEVIGSNADDAVPHYLRKLYLD from the coding sequence ATGTACCAGGTTGTTGCGTCTGATTTAGACGGCACGCTGCTTTCCCCCGATCATTTCCTGACCCCGTATGCCAAAGAGACGCTGAAGCTGCTCACCGCCCGTGGGATCAATTTCGTTTTCGCCACCGGCCGTCACTACATCGACGTCGGCCAGATCCGCGATAATCTCGGCATCCGGTCGTACATGATCACCTCTAACGGCGCCCGCGTTCACGATAGCGATGGCCAGCAAATCTTCGCCCATAACCTCGATCGCGATATTGCTGCCGACCTGTTTGAGATGGTGCGTAACGATCCGAAAATCGTCACTAACGTCTATCGGGAAGACGAATGGTACATGAATCGTCATCGTCCGGAAGAGATGCGTTTCTTCAAAGAGGCGGTGTTTAACTACAAGCTGTATGAGCCGGGCGAACTGGATCCGCAGGGGATCAGCAAGGTGTTCTTTACCTGCGAGGATCACGAGCACCTGCTGCCGCTGGAGCAGGCGATGAACGCCCGCTGGGGCGATCGGGTAAACGTCAGCTTCTCCACCTTAACCTGTCTTGAGGTCATGGCGGGTGGGGTATCGAAGGGGCATGCGCTGGAGGCGGTGGCGAAAATGCTTGGCTACCGTCTTTCCGATTGCATCGCCTTCGGCGACGGCATGAACGACGCCGAGATGCTGTCGATGGCCGGCAAAGGCTGCATTATGGCCAACGCCCATCAGCGGCTGAAGGATCTGCATCCGGAGCTGGAAGTGATCGGCAGCAACGCCGACGATGCCGTCCCGCACTACCTGCGTAAGCTATACCTCGATTAA
- the pldB gene encoding lysophospholipase L2, whose amino-acid sequence MFGQKKDWETRENAFAAFSMGPLTDFWRQREEAEFKGVDDVPVRFVRFCAQHNDRLVLICPGRIESYVKYAEVAYDLFHSGFDVMIIDHRGQGRSGRLLSDTHRGHVVNFSDYVDDLAALWQQQVVPGHWRKRFILAHSMGGAIATLFLQRYQAHCDAIALCAPMFGIIIRLPDWMVRHILDWAEGHQRIREEYAIGTGRWRALPFAVNVLTHSRQRYRRNLRFYADEPRLQVGGPTWHWVREGMLAGDEVLANVEKDTAPTLLLQAEEERVVDNLMHDRYCELRAAAGHPCEGGKPLVIEGAYHEILFEKDAMRSVALNAIVDFFNRHT is encoded by the coding sequence ATGTTTGGGCAGAAAAAGGACTGGGAAACACGAGAAAACGCGTTTGCGGCCTTTAGTATGGGGCCGCTGACGGATTTCTGGCGACAGCGCGAAGAAGCTGAATTTAAAGGCGTCGACGATGTACCGGTACGCTTTGTCCGCTTTTGCGCGCAACATAACGATCGTTTGGTGCTGATTTGCCCCGGGCGCATTGAAAGCTACGTGAAGTATGCTGAAGTGGCCTACGATCTCTTTCACAGCGGCTTTGACGTGATGATCATTGACCATCGCGGGCAGGGACGCTCGGGCCGCCTGCTCTCAGATACCCACCGCGGACACGTCGTTAACTTCAGCGACTATGTTGATGACCTGGCGGCGCTCTGGCAGCAGCAGGTGGTTCCCGGACACTGGCGAAAACGGTTTATCCTCGCTCACTCTATGGGCGGAGCGATTGCCACGCTTTTTCTGCAACGTTACCAGGCGCATTGCGATGCGATTGCGCTCTGCGCGCCGATGTTCGGAATTATTATTCGGCTGCCGGACTGGATGGTGCGCCATATTCTCGACTGGGCTGAGGGCCATCAGCGCATTCGCGAAGAGTATGCCATCGGCACCGGGCGCTGGCGGGCGCTGCCTTTTGCCGTTAACGTGCTGACACACAGTCGACAACGCTATCGTCGCAACCTGCGCTTCTATGCCGATGAGCCGCGGCTGCAGGTCGGCGGCCCGACCTGGCACTGGGTGCGTGAGGGCATGCTGGCTGGCGACGAAGTGCTGGCGAATGTGGAAAAAGATACCGCCCCGACGCTGCTTTTACAGGCGGAAGAGGAGCGGGTGGTCGATAATCTGATGCACGACCGCTATTGTGAATTACGGGCCGCTGCCGGCCATCCCTGCGAGGGCGGTAAACCGCTCGTCATTGAAGGGGCATATCATGAGATCCTTTTTGAAAAGGACGCTATGCGCTCAGTCGCGCTCAATGCCATCGTCGATTTTTTCAATCGACATACTTAA
- the rhtB gene encoding homoserine/homoserine lactone efflux protein, whose translation MTIEWWFAYLLTSIILSLSPGSGAINTMTTSINHGYRGAAASIAGLQTGLAIHIVLVGVGLGTLFSRSVLAFEVLKWAGAAYLIWLGIQQWRAAGAIDLNTLAKAQTRGKLFQRAVFVNLTNPKSIVFLAALFPQFILPHQPQVMQYLILGVTTIVVDIIVMIGYATLAQRISAWIKGPKQMKALNKVFGSLFMLVGALLASARHA comes from the coding sequence ATGACCATTGAGTGGTGGTTCGCCTACCTGCTGACATCCATTATTCTCAGCCTGTCGCCGGGTTCCGGAGCGATTAATACCATGACCACCTCCATTAACCACGGTTATCGCGGCGCGGCGGCGTCGATTGCCGGTTTGCAGACTGGGCTGGCCATTCATATCGTGCTGGTTGGCGTTGGTCTCGGCACTCTCTTCTCCCGCTCGGTACTGGCCTTTGAGGTGCTGAAATGGGCCGGCGCCGCCTATCTTATCTGGCTCGGGATCCAGCAGTGGCGAGCGGCAGGAGCCATCGATCTGAATACGCTGGCAAAAGCGCAGACGCGCGGCAAACTTTTCCAGCGCGCGGTGTTCGTGAACCTCACCAATCCTAAAAGCATCGTTTTTCTGGCCGCCCTGTTTCCACAGTTTATTCTGCCCCACCAGCCGCAGGTGATGCAGTATCTCATTCTGGGCGTCACCACCATCGTCGTCGATATCATTGTGATGATTGGCTATGCGACCCTGGCGCAGCGCATTTCAGCCTGGATCAAAGGGCCAAAGCAGATGAAGGCGTTGAACAAAGTGTTTGGTTCGCTGTTTATGCTGGTCGGGGCGCTGCTCGCCTCCGCCCGTCACGCCTGA
- a CDS encoding Rpn family recombination-promoting nuclease/putative transposase, with the protein MAETATPHDAVFKSFLSRVETARDFIELHLPSSLIQICKLDTLRLESGSFLEDDLRPYYSDILYSLETTRGAGYVHVLIEHQSAPDKLMAFRLMRYAVATMQRHLESGHKTLPLVIPILFYQGRRSPYPWSMRWLDNFADPETARQLYSGAFPLVDITVIPDDDIMQHRSMAALTLVQKHIRQRDMAQLLDKLTHLLMLEQMSGQQIAVLIKYMAQAGEAQDIRALFYGLAQRVPQHGGMLMTLAETWLAEGREKGIKEGIKEGKLQALLQVAAAMLNRGIDDDAILEMTGLTSDELQRLRH; encoded by the coding sequence ATGGCGGAAACGGCGACTCCTCATGATGCGGTATTTAAAAGTTTTCTCTCGCGAGTAGAGACGGCGCGCGATTTTATCGAGCTCCACCTGCCTTCGTCGTTAATACAGATCTGCAAACTGGATACCCTGCGTCTGGAATCCGGCAGCTTTCTCGAAGACGATCTCAGGCCTTACTACAGCGATATCCTTTATTCGCTGGAAACCACCCGCGGTGCGGGCTATGTCCATGTTCTGATCGAGCACCAGAGCGCACCTGATAAGCTGATGGCCTTTCGCTTAATGCGCTATGCTGTCGCCACCATGCAACGGCACCTGGAGAGCGGCCATAAAACGCTGCCTCTGGTTATCCCTATTCTCTTTTATCAGGGACGACGCAGCCCCTATCCCTGGTCGATGCGCTGGCTGGATAATTTTGCCGATCCTGAGACCGCCCGCCAGCTCTATAGCGGGGCGTTTCCGCTGGTCGATATCACGGTGATCCCCGACGACGACATCATGCAGCACCGCAGCATGGCGGCCCTGACGCTGGTGCAAAAACATATTCGCCAACGCGATATGGCACAACTACTGGACAAGTTGACCCACCTCTTAATGTTGGAGCAGATGAGCGGACAACAAATCGCCGTGCTGATAAAATATATGGCTCAGGCGGGAGAAGCACAGGATATTCGGGCGCTATTTTATGGGCTGGCACAGCGTGTGCCGCAGCATGGAGGAATGCTAATGACTCTGGCAGAAACGTGGCTCGCAGAAGGCAGAGAGAAAGGCATCAAAGAAGGCATCAAAGAAGGAAAACTACAGGCCCTTTTACAGGTCGCCGCAGCGATGCTCAATCGCGGCATTGATGACGATGCGATCCTGGAAATGACCGGTTTGACCAGCGATGAGCTACAGCGTCTTCGTCACTAA
- the rhtC gene encoding threonine export protein RhtC: MLMLFLTVALVHIIALMSPGPDFFFVSQTAISRSRREAMMGVLGITCGVMIWAGVALLGLNLILAQMAWLHNIIMVGGGLYLCWMGYQMLRGALKKEAVAAAEPQVELARSGRSFVKGLLTNLANPKAIIYFGSVFSLFVGDSVGAGARWGIFLLIIVETLAWFMVVASLFALPGMRRGYQRMAKWIDGIAGTLFAGFGIHLIISR, encoded by the coding sequence ATGCTGATGCTTTTCCTCACCGTGGCGCTGGTGCATATCATTGCGCTGATGAGCCCGGGGCCGGACTTTTTCTTTGTCTCACAAACGGCCATCAGCCGCTCGCGCAGAGAGGCGATGATGGGTGTGCTGGGGATCACCTGCGGCGTAATGATCTGGGCGGGGGTTGCCCTGCTCGGCCTGAACCTGATCCTTGCGCAGATGGCGTGGCTGCATAACATCATTATGGTCGGTGGGGGCCTGTATCTGTGCTGGATGGGCTACCAGATGCTGCGCGGCGCGCTGAAAAAAGAGGCGGTGGCCGCGGCGGAGCCGCAGGTGGAGCTGGCCCGCAGTGGACGCAGCTTCGTGAAGGGACTGCTGACCAATCTGGCGAATCCGAAAGCAATCATCTACTTCGGCTCGGTGTTCTCGTTGTTCGTCGGTGATAGCGTCGGCGCCGGCGCGCGCTGGGGTATTTTCCTGCTAATTATCGTCGAGACGCTGGCCTGGTTTATGGTGGTTGCCAGCCTGTTCGCCCTGCCGGGGATGCGCCGCGGCTATCAGCGGATGGCGAAGTGGATCGATGGTATCGCCGGTACGCTGTTTGCGGGCTTTGGCATCCACCTGATTATCTCGCGTTAA
- the recQ gene encoding ATP-dependent DNA helicase RecQ yields the protein MAQAEVLNQESLAKQVLQETFGYQQFRPGQETIIETVLEGRDCLVVMPTGGGKSLCYQVPALVMGGLTVVVSPLISLMKDQVDQLLANGVAAACLNSTQSREQQQEVMAGCRSRQVRLLYIAPERLMLDNFLEHLANWNLAMLAVDEAHCISQWGHDFRPEYAALGQLRQRMPQIPFMALTATADDTTRRDIVRLLGLNDPLIQVSSFDRPNIRYMLMEKFKPLDQLMRYVQDQRGKSGIIYCNSRSKVEDTAARLQSRGISAAAYHAGLENDVRADVQEKFQRDDLQIVVATVAFGMGINKPNVRFVVHFDIPRNIESYYQETGRAGRDGLPAEAMLFYDPADMAWLRRCLEEKPAGPLQDIERHKLNAMGAFAEAQTCRRLVLLNYFGEGRQEPCGNCDICLDPPKQYDGLMDARKALSTIYRVNQRFGMGYVVEVLRGANNQRIREMGHDKLPVYGIGREQSHEHWVSVIRQLIHLGLVTQNIAQHSALQLTEAARPVLRGEVPLQLAVPRIVALKPKAMQKSFGGNYDRKLFAKLRKLRKAIADEENIPPYVVFNDATLIEMAEQSPLTAGEMLSVNGVGTRKLERFGKPFMALIRAHVDGDDE from the coding sequence GTGGCACAGGCGGAAGTATTAAATCAGGAATCGCTGGCTAAGCAGGTTTTACAAGAGACCTTCGGCTACCAGCAGTTCCGTCCTGGCCAGGAAACGATTATCGAGACGGTCCTTGAGGGCCGTGACTGCCTGGTGGTCATGCCGACCGGCGGCGGTAAGTCTCTGTGCTATCAGGTGCCGGCGCTGGTGATGGGCGGCCTGACGGTGGTGGTCTCACCGCTGATCTCGCTGATGAAGGACCAGGTCGATCAACTGCTGGCCAACGGCGTGGCGGCGGCTTGTCTGAACTCGACCCAGAGCCGCGAGCAGCAGCAGGAGGTGATGGCCGGCTGCCGCAGCAGGCAGGTTCGTTTGCTGTATATCGCGCCGGAACGGCTAATGCTCGACAACTTCCTTGAGCATCTGGCGAACTGGAACCTGGCGATGCTGGCGGTAGACGAAGCGCACTGTATCTCCCAGTGGGGCCATGACTTCCGCCCGGAATATGCCGCGCTGGGCCAGCTGCGCCAGCGGATGCCGCAGATCCCGTTTATGGCGTTGACCGCCACCGCCGATGACACCACCCGCCGCGATATCGTCCGCCTGCTGGGGTTGAACGATCCGCTGATTCAGGTCAGCAGCTTCGACCGGCCGAACATCCGCTATATGCTGATGGAGAAATTCAAACCGCTCGACCAGTTGATGCGCTACGTTCAGGATCAGCGCGGCAAATCGGGCATAATCTACTGCAACAGCCGTTCGAAAGTGGAAGATACCGCCGCCAGGCTGCAAAGCCGCGGCATCAGCGCGGCGGCCTACCATGCCGGTCTGGAAAACGATGTGCGCGCCGACGTGCAGGAGAAATTCCAGCGCGACGACCTGCAGATCGTGGTGGCGACGGTGGCCTTCGGTATGGGCATTAACAAGCCGAACGTCCGCTTTGTCGTGCATTTTGATATTCCACGTAATATTGAATCTTACTATCAGGAAACCGGCCGCGCCGGACGCGATGGTCTGCCGGCAGAAGCGATGCTGTTTTACGATCCGGCGGATATGGCGTGGCTGCGCCGCTGTCTGGAAGAAAAGCCCGCCGGACCGCTACAGGATATCGAACGGCATAAGCTGAATGCGATGGGGGCGTTTGCCGAAGCGCAAACCTGTCGTCGTCTGGTGCTGCTGAACTACTTTGGCGAAGGGCGCCAGGAGCCGTGCGGCAACTGTGATATCTGTCTTGACCCGCCAAAGCAGTACGATGGTTTAATGGACGCCCGCAAGGCGCTTTCAACGATTTACCGGGTGAATCAACGCTTCGGGATGGGTTACGTGGTGGAGGTTCTGCGCGGCGCCAACAATCAGCGTATCCGTGAGATGGGCCACGATAAGCTGCCGGTTTACGGTATCGGCCGGGAGCAAAGTCACGAGCACTGGGTGAGCGTGATCCGCCAACTGATCCACCTCGGGCTGGTGACGCAGAATATCGCCCAGCACTCCGCGCTGCAGCTGACCGAAGCCGCGCGACCGGTGCTGCGCGGCGAGGTGCCGCTGCAGCTCGCTGTGCCGCGTATCGTGGCGCTGAAGCCGAAGGCGATGCAGAAATCTTTCGGCGGTAATTACGACCGTAAACTGTTTGCCAAGCTGCGCAAATTGCGCAAAGCGATCGCCGACGAAGAGAATATCCCGCCATACGTGGTCTTCAACGACGCGACGCTTATCGAGATGGCGGAACAGTCGCCACTCACCGCCGGTGAAATGCTCAGCGTCAACGGCGTGGGGACGCGCAAGCTCGAGCGTTTCGGGAAGCCGTTTATGGCGCTGATCCGGGCGCATGTTGATGGCGACGATGAGTAG